ACACCGGATGGACGACGTCAAGCGGTTGCGTGGGCGTCCCGATACGGGGCACGCAAAACGATGAAATCCTTTGTGCACACTGCCACCCGCTTGGCTTTCATTCGGCAGCGGATAGTCCTCAGCCACCATCTGGCAGAGAATACAGCCTGCGAAAGGCAGTTACTGGAGGAAATGACCGTGACCCGCTCAGTGCTCTTTCAGCAGGCTGGAGCTGCTGCACGGTGACACGTTGAATGCACCGCGCAACCAGCGCTCAAGCAAGCAGCGTAGGCTTCAGCTTCTGCAACCTGCCAAGGAGTCCATTGACGAAAGACGGGGATTCGTCAGTCGATAGTATTTTGGCAAGGGACACAGCTTCGCTGACTGCCACACCGTCCGGGACGTCGTCATTGAACAGAAGTTCCCATGCACCCAGTCTGAGAATGATTCTGTCCACCGACGGCATTCTCTCCAGCGTCCAACCCTGGGCATAAGTGGATAGAAATTCATCTATCTGTATCTGTTGCGATACAACGCCCTCAAC
This region of Arthrobacter roseus genomic DNA includes:
- the nusB gene encoding transcription antitermination factor NusB; the protein is MSAPTSARGKARRRALDILFEAEQRSVSAFDALRDRREKTDQIINPYTVDLVEGVVSQQIQIDEFLSTYAQGWTLERMPSVDRIILRLGAWELLFNDDVPDGVAVSEAVSLAKILSTDESPSFVNGLLGRLQKLKPTLLA